A genomic segment from Anticarsia gemmatalis isolate Benzon Research Colony breed Stoneville strain chromosome 14, ilAntGemm2 primary, whole genome shotgun sequence encodes:
- the LOC142978457 gene encoding N-acetylneuraminate (7)9-O-acetyltransferase, protein MGSYSKKSSAEWFIDQLNVENAKLVALVLVVGFIGYHGILHLKYGSDSCTWLLTSGRYKGDHEWQPYGCMLHRYSKTDARRCLRYLAFWGKYNSFAFIGDSRLEQLYEYFISVVKTRLDLDGSYSTVDHKMPNYTYVDHKLRLSVTFIYSDDVSKTMVEQFRTWQRSDQPPSVIVASTGLQLLKTRNTTDLVLEEYKRNLTHLVQAIDSLAARNTQVLWKLSESVDVNKMKNENKRINNNDIDAYNRAAIEILTHSAAKMWNSARLVAEEGGDVTLSDTALRHAAQLLLNMFCNDHMNFNDGSCCAEPEPYTQLQILTFALFLLCAVVACARRAWSCYESVQLVARGYSPLAPPAPLPPGTSPPGPPPSPSALAALAKLGLIMAYFYLCDRTNFFMKENKYYSEWSFWLPVGYVFVLGLFFTDQSRSNRVLHREQTDEWKGWMQLVILVYQVTGASKVLPIYMLVRALVSAYLFLTGYGHFYYTWKTGDTGLVRYFRVIFRLNFLTVVLCLTMNRPYQFYSFIPLVSFWYTLMFAIFALPPHIHPSSTHTVESKPYQYLYIAIKVIGLLVIVTVLYLSEVFFQKIFVTRPWKALFVNSDDDIHQWWLQWKQDRYSMAFGIMFALAYLLAARYKLLDDKTHSNLFPRGAALSATLLAFTALGSYVTFTFCCNNTIDCNEIHSYVAFLPIVSYIILRNVSGALRMRHSSMFAWFGSITLELFASQSHIWLAADTHGVLVLIPSAPILNLILTSYIFVCTAHEIHKLTGIILPYAVPDDWKSVLRNFAIFLAILVPIGIHDGMF, encoded by the exons ATGGGTTCTTACAGTAAAAAGTCGTCTGCAGAGTGGTTTATAGACCAGTTAAACGTGGAAAACGCTAAATTAGTAGCTTTAGTGTTGGTGGTTGGATTTATAGGCTATCATGGAATACTTCACTTGAAATACG GGTCTGATTCATGTACCTGGCTGCTAACATCCGGAAGGTATAAAGGTGATCATGAATGGCAACCTTATGGGTGTATGTTGCACAGATATTCAAAAAC agACGCGCGGCGATGTCTCCGTTACTTAGCGTTTTGGGGCAAATACAACAGTTTCGCGTTCATAGGAGACTCGCGGCTCGAACAactgtatgaatattttataa GTGTCGTTAAAACCCGGTTAGACTTAGATGGCTCGTACTCCACAGTGGACCATAAGATGCCTAACTACACATATGTCGACCACAAGCTGCGTCTATCTGTCACGTTCATATACAGTGATGATGTGTCCAAGACCATGGTTGAACAGTTCCGGACGTG GCAGCGTTCAGACCAGCCTCCCTCCGTTATAGTGGCTTCAACAGGCCTTCAACTGCTGAAAACCCGCAACACTACCGACTTAGTTCTAGAAGAATACAAGAGGAACCTCACACACTTGGTACAAGCGATAGACTCCCTTGCAGCGAGGAATACCCAGGTCTTGTGGAAGCTGAGCGAGTCGGTCGATGTGAACAAGATGAAGAATGAGAATAAAAggattaataataatgatattgatGCTTATAATAGAGCTGCTATTGAG atcCTAACTCACAGTGCAGCCAAGATGTGGAACTCGGCCCGCCTCGTGGCGGAGGAGGGCGGCGACGTGACGCTGAGCGACACGGCGCTGCGGCACGCGGCGCAGCTGTTGCTGAACATGTTCTGTAACGATCACATGAACTTCAACGACGGCAGCTGCTGCGCCGAGCCTGAACCTTACACACAGCTACAGATATTGACCTTTGCGCTGTTTTTATTATG CGCAGTGGTAGCGTGTGCACGTCGCGCGTGGTCGTGCTACGAGAGTGTGCAGCTCGTGGCGCGCGGGTACTCGCCGCTCGCGCCCCCCGCCCCCCTCCCGCCCGGCACGTCGCCCCCCGGCCCGCCCCCCTCCCCCTCCGCCCTCGCAGCGCTCGCCAAGCTGGGCCTCATCATGGCATACTTCTATCTTTGCGATAGAACTAATTTCTTTATGAaagagaataaatattattctgagTGGAGCTTCTGGTTGCCCGTTGGATATGTGTTTGTGTTGGGACTGTTCTTTACGGACCAGTCTAGGTCTAATAG AGTCCTCCACCGAGAACAGACAGACGAATGGAAAGGCTGGATGCAGCTAGTCATACTAGTGTACCAAGTCACGGGGGCCAGTAAAGTGCTGCCCATCTACATGCTAGTCCGCGCACTCGTCTCCGCCTACCTGTTCCTCACCGGCTACGGACACTTCTACTACACGTGGAAGACAGGAGACACTGGCCTAGTTAGATACTTCAGAGTGATATTCAGGCTCAACTTTCTGACCGTTGTGCTGTGTTTAACCATGAATAGACCCTACcagttttacagttttataCCGCTGGTGTCCTTTTGGTATACTTTG ATGTTCGCAATCTTCGCCCTCCCGCCTCACATCCACCCGTCCTCCACTCACACCGTGGAGTCCAAGCCGTACCAGTACCTGTACATAGCGATCAAAGTGATCGGCCTGCTAGTGATCGTGACGGTGTTATATCTGAGCGAGGTGTTCTTTCAGAAGATCTTCGTGACGCGGCCGTGGAAGGCGCTGTTCGTTAACTCCGATGATGATATACATCAGTGGTGGCTGCAGTGGAAACAAGATCG TTACTCCATGGCATTCGGCATAATGTTCGCCCTAGCCTACTTACTAGCAGCTCGCTACAAGCTGTTGGACGACAAGACGCACAGCAACCTGTTCCCGCGCGGCGCCGCGCTCAGCGCCACGCTGCTGGCCTTCACCGCGCTCGGCTCCTACGTCACCTTCACCTTCTGCTGCAACAACACCATCGACTGCAACGAGATACATTCCTACGTCGCCTTCCTACCCATCGTGAGCTACATCATACTACGCAATGTATCCGGTGCACTGCGAATGCGACACTCTTCGATGTTCGCTTGGTTCGGGTCGATTACTTTAGAATTGTTCGCCAGTCAGTCTCATATATGGCTCGCGGCCGATACTCACGGTGTGTTAGTGCTTATACCCAGTGCTccgatattaaatttaatattaacgtCCTATATTTTCGTGTGTACGGCTCACGAGATACATAAATTGACGGGGATAATTCTACCGTACGCGGTGCCCGATGATTGGAAGTCGGTTTTAAGAAATTTTGCGATATTTTTAGCAATTTTAGTACCGATTGGGATTCATGATGGTATGTTTTAA